The Paenarthrobacter aurescens region TAGCAGAAAGAACGACGCCGGTCCGCCTCACCGCAAGGCGAGGCGGACCGGCGTCGTACATCATGATGAAAATCCGAAGGCGTTAGGGGACGTGCCGCTCTTCGGGCCCGTTGTATTCACTCAACGGGCGGATCAGCGAGTTGGAGGCAACCTGCTCCATGACGTGTGCGGTCCAGCCGGTGATGCGGCTGGCAACGAACAGCGGGGTGAAGGTCTGGGTGTCGAAGCCCATGAGGTGGTAGGTGGGGCCGGCGGGGTAGTCGAGGTTGGGTTTGATGGCCTTGGCCTCATCCATGGCCTGCTCGAGCCCGTTGTACAGACCGAGGAGTTCGGGCCGGCCGTAGTGGGCGATCATCTTGTCCAGGGCGGCTTTCATGGTGGGCACGCGGGAGTCTCCGTGCTTGTAGACGCGGTGTCCGAAGCCCATGACCTTCTTTTTCTGTGCGAGGGCGTCTTCCATCCAGGCCCGGGCACGCGTGGCAGCTTCCTCGAGGGACTCTTCGCTGCGGATGCCGATCTCGTCAAAGGTGTGCATGACAGCTTCGTTGGCTCCACCGTGCAGCGGACCCTTGAGAGCACCGATCGCCGCCGTCACGGCCGAGTGCAGGTCCGAGAGCGTGGAGGTGACCACGCGGGCGGTGAACGTGGAGGCGTTAAAGGAGTGCTCGGCGTAAAGGATCATGGAGACGTTGAACGCTTCCACCACTTCATCCACAGGCTCTTCGCCGAAGGTCATCCAGAGGAAGTTGGCCGAGTAGTCCAGGTCTTCCCGGGGTTCGATCACGTCCTGGCCGCGGCGGCGGCGCTGGTCGTAAGCAACCACGGCGGGCATGGCAGCCCAGAGGTCGATCGCTTTCTTCATGTTCGCCTCGGGTGAGGAGTCCTCAGCCAGTTCGTGGCGCGCGCCCAGCACGGAAGCTGCCGTGCGGCAGACGTCCATGGGGTGGGAGGTGGTGGGCAAGGCATCCACTACCGTCTTGACCACGGGGTCCAGTGCGCGGCCGGCGCGTTCCCGGGCCGTGAATTCCGCGAGCTGTGTTTGGTTGGGCAGTTCGCCGTTCCACAGCAGGTAGGCCACTTCTTCGAAGCTGCATTTGGCGGCCAGTTCCTGCACCGGATACCCGCGGTACAGCAGCGAGTTGGTGTCCGGATTGACCTTCGAGACGGCGGTGTAGTCCACCACGACGCCGGCAAGGCCCTTTTTGATGTCTTCAGCAACCACGCTGAACTCCTTCGTTCATGGAGCAGGCGCTCCGGGTGTCCGGAATGCCTGCGTTCCCCTTGATGAATCCGGAACCTAGCGGACGCCAGGAACCTGGAAGTTGAATACGCCGGTATCGAATTGGTTGTATGCCTCGTAGTCGACGAGTTCGTAGAGGCGCGCACGCGTGAGCATGTTCTCCACGTGCGCTTCCTGGGTCCCCGCAGCCTTGATCGATTCCAGAGTACGCTCTGCAGCGCCCATGGCAATCCTGAGAAGGGTGACGGGGTAGATGACCATGTTCACCCCCACTGCCTGGAGTTGGTCAACGGTGAAGAGTTCGCTTTTGCCGAACTCGGTCATGTTGGCCAGGATGGGGACGTCCACGGCGTCCCGGATGGCTTGGAACTCGCTCAAATCGCGCATGGCTTCGGGGAAGATCGCGTCCGCGCCGGCGTCCACCAACGCACGGGCCCGGTTTTGTGCGGCCTGGATCCCTTCGACGGCGCGGATGTCGGTGCGGGCCATGATGAGGAAGTTCGGGTCGCGTCGTGCGTCGGCTGCTGCGCGGATGCGTTTGGTGGCGGTGTCGATGTCCACCACGTTCTTGCCGTCCAGGTGGCCGCAGCGTTTGGGGTTGAATTGGTCTTCGATGTGGCAGCCTGCCAGGCCCGCGTTTTCGAGTTCCTGGATGGTGCGGGCCACGTTCATGGGTTCGCCGAAGCCGGTGTCCGCGTCCACCAGGGAGGGCAGGTCCGTCATGCGGGCGATCTGCCCGGCCCTGGTGGCAACTTCGGTGAGCGTGGTCAGGCCGATGTCCGGCAGGCCGAGGTCGTTGGCCAGGACCGCGCCGGAGATGTAGACCCCGGCGAAGCCTTTCTCCTCGATCAGCCGGGCCGAGAGCGGGTTGAACGCTCCAGGGAACTGCTGGATTTTTCCCGAGTCAAGCAGTTCCCGCAGCTTCACCCGCTTCTGTTCGGGGGTGACTTTGGAGTACAGCATTTAGAACAGCCCCTTGGGTGCGTTGTTGAGGTCGATCACGCCGGGCGCTGCGGTGATGTTCAGCTGGTCCAGTTCGCCGGCTCCGAGTTCGGTGACGCGTTCGACGGCGGCGAGGAACCTTTCGATTTCGGCTTCCTCCACAAGACCGGCGGCGAGGGTGCGGAACTTGTTGACGTATTGCTCGCGGGCGAACGGCCGGGCACCGAGCGGGTGAGCGTCAGCCACCGCGATCTGATCGGTAATGACCGTGCCGTCGGTGAGGGTGATTTCCACGGAACCGCCGAAGGCCTTCTCCGCGATGTCCAGGGAGTGGTACCGGCGGGTCCATTCGGGGTCTTCCACCGTGGTGACCTTGTGCCAGAGTTCCACGGTGTCAGGGCGGGCAGCGCGCTCGGGGGCGTAGGAGTCCACGTGGTGCCAGGCGCCGTCCTGCAGGGCGACGGTGAAGATGTACGGGATGGAGTGGTCCAGGGTTTCGCGGGACGCGGTGGGGGAGTACTTCTGGGGATCGTTCGCGCCGGAGCCGATCACGTAGTGGGTATGGTGGCTGGTCTTGATCAGCACCGATTCCACGTTGGCCGGGTCCGTGGTTTCCGGGTGCTCGCGGTTGAGCTTGCGGGCGAGGTCGATCCACGCCTGCGCCTGGTATTCGGCGGAGTGTTCCTTGGTGTAGGTGTCCAGGATGGCGCGCTTGGCTTCACCGGGCAGCGGCAGTGGGACCTCGTAGGAGGCGTCCGGGCCGTCCAGCATCCAGGCGATCACGCCGTCTTCGCCTTCGTAGATCGGCACGGGGGAGGTCTGGCCGCGCATGGAGCGGTCCACGGCTTCGACGGCCATCTTGCCCGCGAACGCCGGGGCGTGGGCTTTCCAGGTGGAGATTTCACCCTTGCGGGACTGCCTGGTGGCAGTGGTGGTGTGCAGGGCCTGGCCCACGGACTGGAAGATCGTCTCCACGTCCAGGCCAAGAAGGGTGCCGATGCCGGCTGCGGCGGAGGGGCCGAGGTGGGCCACATGGTCGATCTTGTGTTTGTGCAGGCAGATGGCCTTGACCAGGTTGACCTGGATTTCGTAGCCGGTGGCGATGGCCCGGACCAGGTCCGCGCCGTTGGAGCCCACGTGCTGGGCGACGGCCAGGATCGGCGGGATGTTGTCCCCGGGGTGGGAGTAGTCCGCGGCCAGGAACGTGTCGTGATAATCGAGTTCACGTACAGCCACGCCGTTGGCCCAGGCGGCCCACTCGGGGGAGACCTGCTCGGCGATGCCGAACACGTGGGCGCCCTTGCCGTTGGCGGACGGGGAATGGGTCAATGCCTGCGCCCGGGCCGCGACGATCGGTGCGCGGTTCAGCGAGGCGATCGCCACCGAGGCGTTATCGATGATCCGGTTGATCACCATGTCCGTAACCTCAGGGGACACTTCGACGGGGTCGGCGGCGACCACGGCGATCTTGTGCGCCAACTGCTCCTCGCGGGGAAGGTTCTCCTCGGACTTGTAAACGCGGACGTGATGGTTCTTAACCATGGTGCTCCTTCTAGGCGGTGCTATTTCTCGGCAGTGCTATTTCTACGCAGGGTGTTTCAGGGCAGGGGTGTGGGCGGCTTTGACGTGGGTGAGGCTGCGATGCAGGTGGACTGTGGTGGCGGCTTCGGCCAGCCTTGGATTGCCGGCTGCGATGGCCTCGGCGATCGCAGCATGCTCTGCCGCCGCCGCATGGAGCCTGGCGGCGTCGTCAGCTGCCAGGCGGCGGACACGCACCAGGTGCACGCGCAGGCTGCGCATGGCATGGGCCAGGTAGGAATTGGAAATCGCGGTATCGATCGCATCATCCAAACGGCTCACCAGGGCGTAGTAGTCATGGCGTGCGGGATCCTGGTCGCGAAGCAGTTCAGGAGCCAGCAGCAATTGGGTGTGCAACGCCGCAAAGACCCCGGGATCTCCACGTTGGGCAGCCAATGCAGCGGCCCGGACTTCCAAGGTTTCGCGCAATTCGAACAGTTCGTCAATGCTATCCAGCGAGATATCGGTGACGACGACGCCGCGGCCTCCCGCCGCCGTCGTCAATCCTTCCGCGGTCAGCCGGCTCAGCGCCTCCCGGACGGGGGTGCGGGATACTCCGAGGCGTTCGGATTGCTCAACTTCCGCCAGGACAGTGCCCGGACGGAGACGCCATTCAATGATGTCTTCACGGAGAGCGTTGTAAGCCCGATCACTGGCGCGCATGCCACTACTGTATACATAAGTAGCGCAATAGGCGATCAAGGGCACCTAATATTCACCTTCTGTATACATTCAGCTCTTGGCGATGAAGTATGCGTTGAACGGGTCCTCTTCCAGTTCCTTCACCTCAACGCTCCCGAAACCCGCGTTCCGCAACATATCCGTGGCTTTCTCCCTGCCCCACACAGTGCCCAGGCCCTCGCCACCTTGACCCAGGGAAACCGCCATGCAGTGGAAGGTGGAAATGGTGTACAGGAACCCGGCCCACGGCAGCCCCCCATTCTCCTCCAATCGGCTCGAGGCGTTGATATCCACCATGAGGAAAGTTCCGCCGGGCCTAAGCGCAGCTTGAATGTTTGCCAGAACCTCGGCTGGGTGTGCTTGGTCGTGGATGGCGTCGAACGCTGTGACCAGGTCAAAGGCCTCCACAACTTCAAGACCGGTGACGTCCTGGAGTTCGAAGTGAACATTCAACAGTCCCAGTGCCGCGGCTTCTGCGGCAGCGGCCGTTATGGCCTCGGCAGAAAAGTCGTAGCCGGTGAAAGAACTGGCCGGGAAAGCATTGGCCATCAGATTCAACGCATGCCCTTCTCCACATCCAATGTCCGCCACGGAGATGCCCCTGCGCAGTGCCTCCACACAGCCTGTCAGAGGAAGAATCGTCTCCAGGAGGGAAGCGTCGTTCACAGCGGCGCTCTCGGAAGCCATGATGCGGTGGAACCGCGGATAGTCCTCGTAGCTGGTTCCGCCACCTGTATAAAAGGCCTGGGCGATCTTCGGAGCCACCTCGCCCATGAGTGCAACGTACTGAAGAGTCCGCGCCAGATTTTCAGTGCCCGCCCCTGTCACCACTGGCACAAATTCGGGACGCAGGACATAAGTTCCCGGGTCCGCTTGGTAGTTCACTAACCCGGCCGAGGTCATGCCGCCCAACCATTCCCTTACATAGCGCTCATTAAGGCCGGAGGCATCGGCAATAAGGCTGCTGGAGGCTGCCGGCAGGGCTTTCAAGGTCTCGAACAAACCCGTTTGGTGTCCAACGCCAATCAGCAGGGCGATGGAGGAGTCGTTGAGTATTCCAATCATCCGGGCGGCGGCCTGTTCCACGCTGTCCTGATGAGGCGTCGAGGTTTCCTGCTGTTGAATGTGGTCGGTTTTCATGTCCGGTCCTTTGTGATCCGGGGGCCGGTTCACCCGGCCGGTTGCCCGCAACTTCACGCTATTGCCCGAACCCGGGCCCCGGCATCGGGGGAATTGCGCATCTTTCGGGGAGGGACATGAGGCAAATGATGCAGGGTCCGGGCATCAGGACCTCCGACGCTCCGGGATGCCATGCTGGCGGGCCCAGGCGGCGGCAGCTGTTCTGGATGAGACACCGATCTTGGTGAAGATGTTTGTCAGGTGCCGTCCGGCGGTCTTTTCGGAGATCGTCAGCGTCGCTGCGATTTCCCGGTTGCTCGAACCTGACATTACGCACGCGAGCACCTCCACTTCACGGGAGGTCAATCCGCCCGGCTCCCCGGACGTTTTGGGCCAGTAACTGGTGGCAGCGCCCAGCTGGGTGCGGATAGCGGCAGCTGTTGCCCTCTCCGCGCGGGCAGCACGGTGCTCGCCCCTGGCTGCCATGACGAAGGCAAGGCGATGATGAATTTCCGCCAGCTCGTACCGCAGATGTTGGGATCTGTACACCTTCGCAGCGGCCTCCAGTGCCGTCACCGCCTCAGGCCATTGTTGTTCTGCCATCAGCACCGAGCCGCGGGCTTGATTGGCCCGGCCCAGAAAGCCCGGGCTGCCGTAGCGGGACGCCGTTGCCTCCAGCTCCTTGCAGTAGATCTCGGCCTCCGCCGGATTCTCAAGCGCGAGCAGCTCCACCATCGGCAGGAGGAGCCATGCCCGTCCCAGAGGTCCGCGCTCGGCCAGGGCCGCTCTGAGTGCGTCCACAGCGGCCTCTGTCCTGCCCGCCTGTGCAAGGAGCAGCGCGGAGCCAGGCTGCGCGTCCACTCCCAGCTTCCGGGCCTCTGCAAAGGCGGCAGCCGCACCCGTGGCGTCACCGCGTCGCCGGCGGATCTCACCCAGCTCACAGAAGCAGTCCGCGGCAATCCAGCCGTGGGCGTTTCTCAGGCGCTCGCTGAGCTGGGAGATCTCAGGCTCAACCTGGGCCCAGTTGCCCTCAGCGCTGAGTAACTGAAGTTCATGTACGCGGACAACCCCCGCGTACATGAATGACGTTGACAGCCCTGCGCACCATGAGGCCATGGCATCGGTCCAGGCCCTCATGCGGGCGTAGTCCGCCATCTCGTAACAGAGATGGATGACAGAGCAGTAGATATCGCCGCCCCATTCAGGAGGCAGTTCCCCGGCCAGGACGGGGAGCATCGCTTCGTCGAGGTCCCGGAAGCCGTTCCTTGCATCCCCGCTGCGTACCGCCGCCAGTCCGGCCAACATCGAGGCAAATCCCGCCAGTTCCGGTGCCACCAACCGGTGGGACAACTCTTTCAACCGGATGGAGGCCTCCAAGGCCGGTCCGGGATCCCCTTCCAGGTAGATCGCATCGTTCCCTTCCAGGTACAGGAGGTAACCGTGCTCAACAGACTCCGGCAGGCTCTCCAACAGCAGGCGGGCACGATTGAGCCATGCAGAGGACACCGCGATATTTCCGCGCAGTCCCCACTGCAGGGAAAGCATCAAGGCAGCTCTTGCGGCGGACCGGGGGAGCCCGTTCGCTACCCTGCGGTGAAAGATTCCCTCGGACAGTGCCATGGAGCCCTGGACATCGCCGAGCCACCATTTGGAACGTGCCAGAATTTCCTGGTCTTCCACCCCGAGGGCCGTTTCGGCCGCGGCACACTCCATGGCCCGATTCGCAGCGTCCCAGTCTCCGCGGGCAAACGCCTCGCGGGCTTCGGTCACCAGCTGGGGCGTTGCAGACAGCGGGTGTGGTGGCAGCGACTGTTGTGACATGGGAACTCCAGGCTCGCCACCAGCTTACTGCCGGGCCGCGGGGAAGGGGAGGACCCTAACGGTGGTTCCAGCCGTATTCGTTCTCCGGCCGTCCCGGGGTGCCGTACCGCGGCGCGCGGGTGACCGTTCCGGCGTCGGCAAGGTACTCAAGGTACCGGCGGGCGGTGACGCGGGACATCCCCAGCGCATCCATGACCTCGCTGGCGGACACCGGACGCTGCCCTGCCCGTACCAGGTCCTTCACTGACTCCAGCGTTGAGCCGGAGAGTCCTTTGGGGAGCGGCAGCTCGGTGGGGGCACGGAGGCTCGCGAACGCCTGGTCAACGTCACTCTGGGAGGCCCCTGCTTTGGATATCCCGGACATCGAGCCTGCCAGCTGCTCGCGGAACGTCCGGTAGCTTCGGAGCTTGTCCGCAAAAGTGGCGTAGGTGAAGGGTTTGATGAGGTACTGCACCACTCCAATGGACACGGCGCTGCGCACAATGTTCAGCTCCCGGACGGCAGTGATGGCGATGATGTCGGCAAAGACTCCCGCGGAGCGCATCCTGCGCGCTACATCAAGGCCATGAAGGTCTGGAAGGTTCATGTCCAACAGGACAAGGTCCACCGGAGTGCCGGAGGCTGCAAATTCGCCAAGGATACGCAGGGCAGACTGGCCATCCGGCGCGGTGCCCACCAAGGTGAATCCCTCCAGGCGGCCAACGTAGACAGAGTGGGCGTCGGAGGCTATGGGCTCGTCCTCCACCACCAGGACGCGGATGTCTGTCATGCCTTCTCTTCCTCGGGAACAGGCGCGGGGAGCAGGACATGGAACTGTGCTCCGCCGGGATTGCTGATGGTCATCGTACCGTTGAGCCGCTCCACAGCCTGCCGCACCAAGGCGAGGCCGACGCCCCGGCCGTGGGCTCCCCGCGGATTTTCTTCCGGGGACTTCGTGCTGAAACCGTACTGCAGTACGTCATCGATGGAGTCGGGATTGATCCCGCTGCCTGAGTCCCGGACAGTGAATTCGACGGCGGCCGGCCCCGCTTCGACGTCCAGCTCCACCTTTCGCGGGAAGTCGCCGCCGGCGGCGGCATCAATGGCATTGTCCAGCAGGTTGCCCAGGATGGTCACCAGGTCCTGGATCTCCAGCCCGCGCACGCCGGAACTCCCGGACGTCCGGACCTCCAATTCCACCCCACGTTCATGGGCTTCGGCAGCCTTCCCCATCACCAGTGCGCTCATCACGGGCTCGTCCACCGAAGCCACCATGTCATCGGTGAGTTGTTGGCTGAGTTCGAGGTCTTTGGTGGCGAAGTCCAATGCTTGAGGCGTGCGGCCCAGTTCCAAAAGGGAAACGATCATATGCAGGCGGTTTGCATGCTCATGCGTCTGGGCCCGCAGGGCATCGGACAGGGTTTTCATGGTCTGCAGTTCGGTACCCAGGGATTCGATCTCGGTCCGATCCCGGATGGTTGCCACCGTGCCGTAGACGGCAGGTTTCTGACGGCTGCGTTCAGGCACCGGACCAACCGCGGGGGCCTGATTGACAACCAGGATCCGGGAACCGGTTAGGTGGATCTCGTCATGTGCGGGCCTCCCGGACTCAAACAATGCCCTCAGGCTTCCATCGAAGGGAAGATCTGCGAGTTTGGGGGCTTTCTCAGGGGACCGGTCCGCGTCGGAAGGCTCAAGCCCCAGCAGCTCCGCGGCCTGGTCGTTGTACATCACGGCCTTGCCATGGGTGTCAATCAGGATCACGCCTTCACGGACCGAGTGGAGAACGGATTCGTAGTACGCGAAGAGTTGTGCCAGTTGCTCCGGGCCCCATCCACGGGTCACCGAGCGCAGGTACCGCCCAAGCAGCCAGGAAGCGAAGGAACCGAAGACCAGGACCACCAGGGCAATTCCCCCAATCACCCCCAGCCTTTCGGCAACGTCGGTATCCACCGTGCGCACCGTGACGCCGGCCGCCACCAAAGCCTTGACGTTTCCATCAGTGTCCTTGACCGGTGCAATGGTCCGGACAGAGGGTCCCAACGTTCCTGCCGTGACTTCGGTGAAGGTTTCACCGCCAAGGGCCGGCTCAATCGTCCCGATGTAGGGCTTGCCCAGCTCTTCGGCCCGGGGGTGGGTCCAGCGTGTCCTGTCAGGAGCCATGATGGTGATGAAATCAGCATCTGCGTCGTCCATGACTTCCCGCGCGTAGGGCTGGAGGATCGCTGTTGGATCCGGGGTGGAAGCAGCCTGCAGGACCAGTGGGTTGTTGGCCAGGGAGGCAGCGATTGCCTGCATCCTGCCGCCGGCTTCGTCATAGGCCCTGTCGCGGGCCTCCACCACGGAGAACGCACCGAACACCGCCGTCAGCACCAGGACGAACAGCAAGTTCGCCACGAACAAACGGCGCGCGATGCTCCAGTTGTGAAACACGAGGGCCTCCCATGACCAATATGACCGCAACGGTGATGTGTGTCACCAACGGCTCAATGATGGATATCACACAAGGGCAGCGGATTGGACATCAGTGCAGGACCGCAGCGCCTTATACAGTATCCAGAAGGAGAATCCCATGACCTCTCAACGAGGAGAGTCGGCAGTAGCTGCCAAAGGTGGACGCAAGGGGCTCGATAAGTCGCACTACCTGTACATCGCCGTCATCCTGGCCGTAGTGCTCGGCGCCGTGATCGGCCTGATGTTCCCTGAGGTTGGCAAAGCCCTCAAGCCGCTCGGCGATGGCTTCATCAAGCTCATCAAGATGATGATTGCCCCGGTCATCTTCTGCACCATCGTTTTGGGCATCGGCTCCATAGCCAAAGCCGCTACCGTTGGCAAAGTGGGAGGGCTGGCACTGGGCTACTTCGTGGCAATGTCCACCTTTGCCCTCGCAATCGGCCTGGTGGTGGGCAACCTGATCCACCCCGGTGAGGGCCTCAAGCTGACCCCGTACGATCCCACCAAGAAGGCCGACTCCAACAGCACCGTTGACTTCCTCCTGGGAATCATCCCCGGTGACATCCCGGTGCTTCCCACCCTCCTGGCTGCCATTTTGGTAGGTTTCGCACTCCAGAAGATGGGTAAGCAGGGTGCGCCCATCCTCAACGCCATTGGGCACGGACAGCGCCTTGTCTTCCGTATCCTCATCATGATCATGTGGCTGGCCCCGGTTGGCGCCTTCGGTGCCATCGCCGCCGTCGTTGGTGCCACCGGCGCACAGGCAATCCTCAGCATGTTCACCCTGATGCTGGCCTTCTACATCACCTGCGCACTGTTCATTGTGGTCATCCTTGGCACCCTGCTCCGCGCCGTGGCCGGGGTCAACATCTTCAAGCTCATGAAGTACCTGGCCCGCGAGTACCTCCTGATCTTCTCCACCTCTTCCTCCGAGGCAGCACTGCCCCGCCTGATCGCCAAGATGGAACACCTGGGTGTCTCCAAGCCCGTTGTGGGCGTTACGGTTCCCACCGGCTACTCCTTCAACCTCGATGGCACTGCGATCTACCTGACCATGGCCTCGCTGTTCGTCGCCAACGCCATGGGCACGCCGCTGGATCTTGGCGCCCAGGTCTCCCTGCTGGTGTTCATGATCATCGCTTCCAAGGGTGCCGCAGGCGTTACCGGCGCCGGACTTGCAACCCTTGCCGCCGGCCTCCAGGCCCACAAGCCGGAGCTTCTGGGTGGCGTCGGCATGATCGTTGGAATCGACCGCTTCATGTCAGAGGCCCGTGCACTGACCAACTTCACCGGCAATGCAGTGGCCACCGTCCTGATCGGTACCTGGGTCAAGGAAATCGACAACGGCCAGGTGGAACGCGTCCTCTCCGGCCACGAGCCCTTCGATGAGCAGACCATGATCGCCCACGGCGCCGAAGAAGAGACGGCGCCCGAGGCTGAGAACCGCGAAAAGGCCACGGTCTAACAAAGATCAGGTTCAACGCAGACCCGTTCGAGTGAAGGCCGGCACCCACCAGGTGCCGGCCTTCACTGTTCCCGTTGGAGCGGACGCCGAACCAGCAACCTTCGACCTCAACCAGAGGGTCAAGGCTCAAGAATCGGCCAAAGTCAAGTTCCCCAAATAACCGTGTCGGGCGCTGTAGCCTAAAGGGGTAGCAGCGCTGTCGCCCACGGGTGCAGCGGCAGGGAAGATCGTCGTCGAAAGAGTGGTTAGATACGTGAGCATCGAACGGGGAACAGCTACGCTGGAAGGCACCGAGCTCGATCTGGAAGACGCCATCATGGGGCCCACGGGCCGTCCTCACCGCGAATTCCCGGAACCTGCTCCACTTGACTCCCACGGCCCGGCAAGAGTCATCGCCATGGTCAATCAGAAGGGCGGCGTGGGCAAAACCACGTCCACCATCAACCTGGCGGCTGCGCTCGCAGAGTACGGCAGGCGGGTCCTCTTGGTGGATTTCGATCCCCAAGGCGCGCTGTCCGCCGGCCTTGGAGCCAATCCGCACGAGCTGGACCTCACGGTCTACAACGTATTGATGGACCGCAAGGTGAACATCCGCGATGCCATTCAGCAGACCGGTGTTGAGGGCGTTGACCTCCTGCCCGCCAACATTGACCTCTCCGCCGCCGAAGTCCAGCTGGTCAATGAGGTAGCCCGGGAACAGGTTCTGGACCGCGCCCTGAAGAGTGTTGAAGACGATTACGACGTCGTGTTGATCGACTGCCAGCCGTCGCTGGGTCTGCTGACAGTGAATGCGTTGACCGCAGCGCACGGAGTCATCATCCCGTTGATTTGTGAGTTCTTCGCCTTGCGCGCGGTGGCGCTGCTGGTGGAAACCATCGAAAAGGTTCAGGACAGGCTGAATCCGCGCCTGCAGGTGGACGGCGTCCTGGCAACCATGTACGACGCCCGCACCCTGCATAGCCGCGAAGTCATCTCGCGCTTGGTGGA contains the following coding sequences:
- a CDS encoding cation:dicarboxylate symporter family transporter; amino-acid sequence: MTSQRGESAVAAKGGRKGLDKSHYLYIAVILAVVLGAVIGLMFPEVGKALKPLGDGFIKLIKMMIAPVIFCTIVLGIGSIAKAATVGKVGGLALGYFVAMSTFALAIGLVVGNLIHPGEGLKLTPYDPTKKADSNSTVDFLLGIIPGDIPVLPTLLAAILVGFALQKMGKQGAPILNAIGHGQRLVFRILIMIMWLAPVGAFGAIAAVVGATGAQAILSMFTLMLAFYITCALFIVVILGTLLRAVAGVNIFKLMKYLAREYLLIFSTSSSEAALPRLIAKMEHLGVSKPVVGVTVPTGYSFNLDGTAIYLTMASLFVANAMGTPLDLGAQVSLLVFMIIASKGAAGVTGAGLATLAAGLQAHKPELLGGVGMIVGIDRFMSEARALTNFTGNAVATVLIGTWVKEIDNGQVERVLSGHEPFDEQTMIAHGAEEETAPEAENREKATV
- a CDS encoding ParA family protein, translating into MSIERGTATLEGTELDLEDAIMGPTGRPHREFPEPAPLDSHGPARVIAMVNQKGGVGKTTSTINLAAALAEYGRRVLLVDFDPQGALSAGLGANPHELDLTVYNVLMDRKVNIRDAIQQTGVEGVDLLPANIDLSAAEVQLVNEVAREQVLDRALKSVEDDYDVVLIDCQPSLGLLTVNALTAAHGVIIPLICEFFALRAVALLVETIEKVQDRLNPRLQVDGVLATMYDARTLHSREVISRLVEAFGDKVFETVIKRSIKFADATVAAEPITSYAGNHIGADAYRRLAKELISRGGAP